The Streptomyces laurentii genome contains a region encoding:
- a CDS encoding hypothetical protein (Streptomyces sporulation and cell division protein,SsgA; pfam04686;~cell division protein [Streptomyces pristinaespiralis ATCC25486];~identified by MetaGeneAnnotator; putative) codes for MPRIPRAEHPPVATGPEVADQAQGLITGDTPLVRTVPVRLRYDPGTAPETVRFGFPDDVEWAFPRTLLETGLRTPARGGDIGVWPCGRVQTVVEFHTADGVQVVQFDTTTLTRFLRHTYAAGAPIPAH; via the coding sequence ATGCCCCGCATACCCCGCGCCGAGCACCCCCCGGTGGCCACCGGCCCCGAGGTCGCGGACCAGGCCCAGGGCCTGATCACGGGCGACACGCCCCTCGTCCGGACCGTGCCGGTCCGGCTGCGCTACGACCCCGGCACCGCACCCGAGACCGTCCGCTTCGGCTTCCCCGACGACGTCGAGTGGGCCTTCCCGCGCACCCTCCTGGAGACCGGGCTGCGCACCCCCGCCCGGGGCGGGGACATCGGGGTGTGGCCGTGCGGGCGGGTCCAGACGGTGGTCGAGTTCCACACGGCCGACGGCGTCCAGGTGGTGCAGTTCGACACGACCACCCTCACCCGTTTCCTCAGACACACGTACGCCGCCGGCGCGCCGATCCCGGCGCACTGA
- a CDS encoding membrane protein ydfJ (Predicted drug exporters of the RND superfamily [General function prediction only];~identified by MetaGeneAnnotator; putative;~membrane protein YdfJ [Streptomyces himastatinicus ATCC53653]) — protein MATFLYKLGRSAFRRRRLVALLWVALLAVAGVGAATAPTATSSSFSIPGTEAQRAFDLLEERFPGGSADGATARVVFKAPDGQKMTDPANKAKVERTVADLKAGSKEIAQVVDPYAAQAVSQDGSTAYVSVAYKVNGMELSDASRDALKETGEKAQGQGLTVEIGGDALQSMPETGPGEVVGVVIAGIVLVITFGSLVAAGLPLLTAIIGVGIGVATITALASALDLGSTTSTLAMMIGLAVGIDYALFIVSRYRAERAEGREKEEAAGRAVGTAGSAVVFAGLTVVIALVGLAVVNIPMLTKMGIAAAGTVVIAVLIALTLIPALLGFAGDKVIGRKQRKALADGTTDDQGSKGAKGAKGADGGKEGKPNAGTRWARFVLRRPLLVLLVGVLGLGAIAVPAASLEMGLPDDGVKPTSTTERRAYDLLSDGFGPGFNGPLLLVVDGDKAAADQAVSAIKGLDGLAFVTPPTPNKAGDTSMITVIPEDRPSSAATEQLVHDIRDATGDNVLVSGATAMNVDFSQKMNDALLPYLALVVGLAFLLLMVVFRSVLVPLKAALGFLLSVVAALGAVVAVFQWGWLGGVFGVEQTGPIMSMMPIFMVGVVFGLAMDYEVFLVTRMRESYVHGARPGEAIVDGFRHGARVVGAAAVIMIAVFSGFIGSSEQMVKMIGFGLAVAVLFDAFVVRMAIVPAVLALLGHAAWWLPKWLGRVLPNVDVEGEGLVTAGAPAGAAHQGSGSEATEKELVSHRR, from the coding sequence GTGGCCACGTTCCTCTACAAACTCGGCCGGTCCGCCTTCCGGCGCCGCCGACTCGTCGCCCTGCTCTGGGTGGCGCTCCTGGCGGTCGCCGGAGTCGGCGCCGCCACCGCGCCGACCGCGACCTCCAGTTCCTTCTCGATCCCCGGCACCGAGGCCCAGCGCGCCTTCGACCTGCTCGAAGAGCGCTTCCCCGGCGGCAGCGCCGACGGCGCCACCGCCCGCGTGGTCTTCAAGGCCCCGGACGGCCAGAAGATGACGGATCCCGCGAACAAGGCCAAGGTCGAGCGCACGGTCGCCGATCTGAAGGCCGGTTCGAAGGAGATCGCGCAGGTCGTCGACCCGTACGCGGCGCAGGCGGTCTCCCAGGACGGCTCGACCGCGTACGTCTCCGTCGCCTACAAGGTCAACGGGATGGAGCTGTCCGACGCGAGCCGCGACGCGCTCAAGGAGACCGGCGAGAAGGCGCAGGGCCAGGGCCTGACCGTCGAGATCGGCGGCGACGCGCTCCAGAGCATGCCGGAGACCGGCCCCGGCGAGGTCGTCGGCGTGGTCATCGCGGGCATCGTGCTCGTCATCACCTTCGGCTCGCTCGTGGCCGCCGGACTGCCGCTGCTCACCGCGATCATCGGCGTCGGCATCGGTGTCGCCACGATCACCGCGCTCGCCAGCGCCCTCGACCTCGGCTCCACCACCTCCACGCTCGCGATGATGATCGGCCTCGCGGTCGGCATCGACTACGCGCTCTTCATCGTCTCCCGCTACCGCGCCGAGCGCGCCGAGGGCCGGGAGAAGGAGGAGGCCGCCGGGCGGGCCGTCGGCACCGCCGGTTCCGCCGTGGTCTTCGCCGGTCTGACCGTGGTCATCGCCCTGGTGGGCCTGGCCGTCGTCAACATCCCGATGCTCACCAAGATGGGTATCGCCGCGGCCGGCACGGTCGTGATCGCCGTCCTCATCGCGCTCACCCTCATCCCGGCCCTGCTCGGCTTCGCCGGCGACAAGGTCATCGGCCGCAAGCAGCGCAAGGCCCTGGCCGACGGCACGACGGACGACCAGGGATCCAAGGGAGCCAAGGGAGCCAAGGGAGCCGACGGCGGCAAGGAAGGCAAGCCGAACGCCGGTACCCGCTGGGCCCGGTTCGTACTGCGCCGCCCGCTGCTCGTGCTGCTCGTCGGCGTCCTCGGCCTCGGCGCGATCGCCGTACCGGCCGCGTCCCTGGAGATGGGTCTGCCGGACGACGGCGTGAAGCCCACCTCCACCACCGAGCGCCGCGCGTACGACCTGCTGTCCGACGGCTTCGGCCCCGGTTTCAACGGCCCGCTGCTCCTCGTCGTCGACGGCGACAAGGCCGCCGCCGACCAGGCCGTCTCCGCGATCAAGGGCCTGGACGGCCTGGCGTTCGTCACCCCGCCGACCCCGAACAAGGCCGGCGACACCTCGATGATCACGGTCATCCCGGAGGACCGCCCGTCCTCCGCGGCGACCGAGCAACTCGTCCACGACATCCGCGACGCGACCGGCGACAACGTCCTGGTCTCCGGCGCCACCGCGATGAACGTCGACTTCTCGCAGAAGATGAACGACGCCCTGCTGCCCTACCTGGCGCTCGTCGTCGGACTCGCCTTCCTGCTCCTCATGGTGGTCTTCCGGTCGGTCCTGGTCCCGCTGAAGGCGGCCCTCGGCTTCCTGCTCTCCGTCGTCGCCGCCCTCGGCGCGGTCGTCGCGGTCTTCCAGTGGGGCTGGCTCGGCGGCGTCTTCGGCGTGGAGCAGACCGGTCCGATCATGTCGATGATGCCGATCTTCATGGTGGGCGTCGTCTTCGGTCTCGCCATGGACTACGAGGTCTTCCTGGTCACGCGGATGCGCGAGTCGTACGTCCACGGGGCACGTCCCGGCGAGGCGATCGTCGACGGCTTCCGGCACGGCGCCCGGGTGGTCGGCGCCGCCGCGGTGATCATGATCGCGGTCTTCTCCGGCTTCATCGGCTCCAGCGAGCAGATGGTCAAGATGATCGGCTTCGGTCTGGCCGTCGCCGTCCTCTTCGACGCGTTCGTGGTCCGCATGGCCATCGTCCCGGCCGTGCTCGCGCTCCTCGGCCACGCGGCCTGGTGGCTGCCCAAGTGGCTCGGCCGCGTGCTCCCCAACGTGGACGTCGAGGGCGAGGGTCTGGTGACGGCCGGCGCGCCGGCCGGGGCGGCGCACCAGGGCTCGGGCTCGGAAGCGACCGAGAAGGAGCTCGTCTCCCACCGGCGATGA
- a CDS encoding tetR-family transcriptional regulator (Helix-turn-helix domains; cl00088;~TetR-family transcriptional regulator [Streptomyces albus J1074];~Transcriptional regulator [Transcription]; COG1309;~identified by MetaGeneAnnotator; putative) gives MARSRLTPERETELYAAVLDLLRESGYDALTMDAIAARTHCSKATLYRQWGSKPELVAKAVRHDQPVSLTRVDTGTLRGDLIAGLELSDDCQMERDSALMRSLIHAVHHNPELLQALRHALIEPEITGVDEMLKRAVRRGEVDAGNPALKLVPHMMIGAFISRPLIDEKPVDLEFLRAYVDAVVLPALGA, from the coding sequence ATGGCACGCAGCAGGCTCACTCCCGAACGGGAGACCGAGCTGTACGCGGCCGTGCTCGATCTGCTCCGCGAGTCCGGGTACGACGCGCTCACCATGGACGCGATCGCCGCCCGTACCCACTGCAGCAAGGCCACCCTCTACCGGCAATGGGGGAGCAAGCCCGAACTGGTCGCCAAGGCCGTGCGCCACGACCAGCCGGTCTCGCTCACCCGGGTCGACACGGGCACGCTGCGCGGTGACCTCATCGCCGGTCTGGAACTGTCCGACGACTGCCAGATGGAGCGGGACTCCGCGCTGATGCGGAGCCTGATCCACGCCGTCCACCACAACCCCGAACTGCTTCAGGCGCTGCGCCACGCGCTCATCGAGCCGGAGATCACCGGAGTCGACGAGATGCTGAAGCGCGCCGTCCGGAGAGGCGAGGTCGACGCCGGGAACCCGGCGCTGAAGCTCGTCCCCCACATGATGATCGGGGCGTTCATCAGCCGCCCGCTGATCGACGAGAAGCCGGTGGACCTGGAGTTCCTCCGCGCTTACGTCGACGCCGTCGTGCTCCCCGCACTCGGCGCCTGA
- a CDS encoding peptidase S41 (KEGG: sgr:SGR_4316 protease; PFAM: peptidase S41; WD40-like beta Propeller containing protein; SMART: peptidase S41;~Uncharacterized protein related to the periplasmic component of the Tol biopolymer transport system [Function unknown];~identified by MetaGeneAnnotator; putative;~peptidase S41 [Streptomyces flavogriseus ATCC33331]) translates to MSDDRAYLRFPHLHGELLCFAAEDDLWVAPLVPEGYRPERAWRVTVDRTRIGHPRFSPDGRHIAYTSWRSLDPEIHLAPVDGGPSRRLTYWGSTDARVCGWSPDGDILAVSSHNQPFSYYSWAYTVPTDGSPGGRMPWGPVSDIAVADLDGQRRTLLLSGTPPHEPASWKRYRGGAMGRLWLHGERLLPHLGGHIEAPLFVTTPVGEHGGARIAFLSDHEGIGNLYSCLPDGTDLRRHTDHDEFYARNASSDGRRVVYQCAGELWVVDDLSPDARPRRIDVRLGGPRTGRRPYQVPAAHHVDGLSVDETGRASAVTVRGSLYWLTHRDGPARTIADTPGVRVRLPEMLGSSGQVAYVTDADGEDAVEVAYLPRASGDRAPRRLASGVLGRVEELVSDPDGERLAIASNDGRLLLLDLTEEPGVTSLSLPETTPGSLPDDSGTVPDTGDAAKDDNDDKDDKDGDDKEPEEAEAGADAPDTPADSAEPARSAGSAGSAGEPVGSAASADPADSGSAADSSDAGSGRVTELIRSVNGPVRDLAFSPDGAWLTWSHPGIGRSLRSIKMARISGTGAGVVVDVTNGRFEDENPVFTRDGRYLAFLSWRGFDPVYDVHTGDLSFPLGCRPYLVPLSSATPSPFALLPDGRPAGGGMDPADEEAGAGDGTVTVEVEGLPDRVTPFPVTASKYSALQPVAGGGLVWLRWPISGALGETFANPSDPSPRPRWSTTTSPRPARPNSSATSTGSRSAATAPGWSSSTRASCGPCPPPSRATPTRPSTSICGASCTR, encoded by the coding sequence GTGAGTGACGACCGCGCCTACCTCCGCTTCCCGCACCTCCACGGCGAGCTGCTGTGCTTCGCGGCCGAGGACGACCTCTGGGTCGCGCCGCTCGTCCCGGAGGGCTACCGGCCCGAACGGGCCTGGCGGGTCACCGTCGACCGGACCCGGATCGGCCACCCGCGCTTCTCGCCGGACGGACGCCACATCGCCTACACGAGCTGGCGCAGCCTCGATCCGGAGATCCACCTCGCGCCCGTGGACGGCGGGCCGTCACGGCGGCTCACCTACTGGGGATCCACCGACGCCCGGGTGTGCGGCTGGTCGCCCGACGGCGACATCCTCGCCGTCTCCTCGCACAACCAGCCCTTCTCCTACTACTCGTGGGCCTACACCGTGCCCACCGACGGCTCCCCCGGCGGCCGGATGCCCTGGGGCCCGGTCTCCGACATCGCCGTCGCCGACCTCGACGGACAGCGCCGCACCCTGCTCCTCTCCGGCACGCCCCCGCACGAGCCCGCCTCCTGGAAGCGCTACCGGGGCGGCGCCATGGGCCGGCTGTGGCTGCACGGCGAACGGCTCCTCCCCCACCTCGGCGGCCACATCGAGGCGCCCCTGTTCGTGACCACGCCCGTGGGCGAGCACGGCGGCGCCCGGATCGCCTTCCTCTCCGACCACGAGGGCATCGGCAACCTCTACTCCTGTCTCCCGGACGGCACCGATCTGCGCCGCCACACCGATCACGACGAGTTCTACGCCCGCAACGCGTCCAGCGACGGGCGGCGGGTGGTCTACCAGTGCGCCGGCGAACTGTGGGTCGTCGACGACCTGAGCCCCGACGCCCGGCCGCGCCGCATCGACGTACGCCTCGGCGGACCGCGCACCGGCCGGCGCCCCTACCAGGTGCCGGCCGCCCACCACGTCGACGGCCTGTCCGTCGACGAGACCGGCCGGGCCAGCGCCGTCACCGTGCGCGGCAGCCTCTACTGGCTCACCCACCGCGACGGCCCGGCCCGCACCATCGCCGACACCCCCGGCGTACGGGTCCGGCTGCCCGAGATGCTGGGCAGCAGCGGACAGGTCGCCTACGTCACCGACGCCGACGGCGAGGACGCCGTCGAGGTCGCCTATCTGCCCCGCGCCAGCGGCGACCGCGCACCCCGCCGGCTCGCCTCCGGCGTCCTCGGCCGGGTCGAGGAACTGGTCTCCGACCCCGACGGCGAACGCCTCGCCATCGCCTCCAACGACGGCCGTCTCCTCCTTCTCGACCTCACCGAGGAACCCGGCGTCACCTCCCTCTCCCTGCCCGAGACCACCCCGGGCTCCCTGCCGGACGACTCCGGCACCGTCCCGGACACCGGGGACGCCGCCAAGGACGACAACGACGACAAGGACGACAAGGACGGGGACGACAAGGAGCCCGAGGAAGCCGAGGCCGGCGCCGACGCCCCGGACACGCCCGCGGACTCCGCCGAGCCTGCCAGATCTGCCGGATCTGCCGGATCTGCCGGTGAGCCCGTTGGCTCCGCCGCCTCTGCCGACCCCGCCGACTCCGGAAGCGCCGCCGACTCCTCGGACGCCGGAAGCGGGCGGGTCACCGAGCTGATCCGGTCCGTCAACGGGCCCGTCCGCGATCTCGCCTTCTCCCCCGACGGCGCCTGGCTCACCTGGTCCCACCCCGGCATCGGCCGCTCCCTGCGCTCCATCAAGATGGCCCGCATCTCCGGCACCGGGGCCGGTGTCGTCGTGGACGTCACCAACGGACGCTTCGAGGACGAGAACCCGGTCTTCACCCGCGACGGCCGCTATCTCGCCTTCCTCTCCTGGCGCGGCTTCGACCCGGTGTACGACGTGCACACCGGCGACCTCTCCTTCCCACTGGGCTGCCGCCCCTATCTCGTACCGCTGTCCTCCGCGACTCCCTCTCCCTTCGCGCTGCTCCCCGACGGGCGGCCCGCCGGCGGCGGCATGGACCCCGCCGACGAGGAGGCGGGCGCCGGGGACGGCACGGTGACCGTCGAGGTCGAGGGACTCCCCGACCGGGTCACGCCCTTCCCCGTGACCGCGTCCAAGTACTCCGCGCTCCAGCCCGTCGCCGGCGGCGGTCTGGTGTGGCTGCGCTGGCCGATCTCCGGCGCCCTCGGCGAGACCTTCGCCAACCCGTCCGATCCCTCCCCCCGCCCACGCTGGAGCACTACAACATCCCCAAGGCCCGCAAGACCGAACTCGTCGGCCACCTCGACTGGTTCGCGATCAGCGGCGACGGCACCCGGCTGGTCGTCGTCGACGAGGGCGAGCTGCGGGCCGTGCCCGCCGCCGAGCCGGGCGACGCCGACTCGACCGTCTACCTCGATCTGCGGCGCATCGTGCACGAGGTGA
- a CDS encoding hypothetical protein (Active site tetrad [active];~C-terminal processing peptidase family S41; cl02526;~Domain interface;~PDZ domain of C-terminal processing-, tail-specific-, and tricorn proteases, which function in posttranslational protein processing, maturation, and disassembly or degradation, in Bacteria, Archaea, and plant chloroplasts. May be responsible for...; cd00988;~Peptide binding site;~Periplasmic protease [Cell envelope biogenesis, outer membrane]; COG0793;~Tricorn protease; serine protease family S41; cd07562;~identified by MetaGeneAnnotator; putative;~protease [Streptomyces sp. C];~protein binding site [polypeptide binding]): MPAAEPGDADSTVYLDLRRIVHEVNPAAEWRQAFDEAGRIIRAYFWEPDMGGVDWTAVLDQYRPLVERVASPDEFADLLREVLGELGTSHAYVTPARRNEGPPQYQRAQGLLGVNLLPRDGGWTVKRILPGDSSDSKARSPLAGTGIREGAALTHVDGRPVDPVAGPYPLLSGTGGTTVELTFTPAEGEGPSRRIAVVPLVDERPLRYQDWVAKRRAVVRELSNGRCGYLHIPDMGGSGWAQFNRDLRMEVSRPALIVDVRGNAGGHISELVIEKLTRRILGWDLTRNAQPVSYTSNAPRGPVVALADEATSSDGDMITAAFKLLRLGPVVGQRTWGGVVGMTGRHVLGDGTQITVPMNAAWFPEYGWSVENQGVSPDLAALRTPLDWAEGRHAQLDDAVIVALALLEENPAASPPGYEAVPDRSRPRLPPRSSS; the protein is encoded by the coding sequence GTGCCCGCCGCCGAGCCGGGCGACGCCGACTCGACCGTCTACCTCGATCTGCGGCGCATCGTGCACGAGGTGAACCCGGCCGCCGAGTGGCGTCAGGCGTTCGACGAGGCGGGCCGGATCATCCGCGCCTACTTCTGGGAACCGGACATGGGCGGCGTCGACTGGACGGCCGTGCTCGACCAGTACCGGCCCCTGGTCGAACGGGTCGCCTCCCCCGACGAATTCGCCGACCTCCTGCGCGAAGTCCTCGGCGAGCTCGGCACCTCCCACGCGTATGTCACCCCGGCACGGCGCAACGAGGGCCCGCCCCAATACCAGCGCGCGCAGGGTCTGCTCGGCGTCAACCTCCTGCCCCGCGACGGCGGCTGGACGGTCAAGCGGATCCTGCCCGGCGACTCCTCCGACTCCAAGGCCCGTTCACCGCTCGCCGGCACGGGCATCCGCGAGGGCGCGGCCCTCACCCATGTCGACGGCCGCCCCGTCGACCCGGTCGCCGGTCCCTATCCCCTCCTTTCCGGTACGGGCGGCACCACCGTCGAACTCACCTTCACCCCCGCCGAGGGCGAGGGCCCCTCCCGCCGCATCGCCGTCGTCCCCCTCGTCGACGAACGGCCGCTGCGCTACCAGGACTGGGTGGCCAAACGGCGCGCCGTCGTCCGGGAGCTCAGCAACGGCCGCTGCGGCTACCTGCACATCCCCGACATGGGCGGCTCCGGCTGGGCCCAGTTCAACCGCGACCTGCGCATGGAGGTCTCCCGGCCGGCCCTCATCGTGGACGTCCGGGGCAACGCCGGCGGCCACATCAGCGAGCTGGTCATAGAGAAACTCACCCGCAGGATCCTGGGCTGGGACCTCACGCGTAACGCCCAGCCCGTCTCGTACACCTCCAACGCTCCGCGCGGCCCCGTCGTCGCCCTCGCCGACGAGGCCACCTCCTCCGACGGCGACATGATCACCGCCGCCTTCAAACTGCTCCGGCTCGGACCCGTCGTCGGCCAGCGCACCTGGGGCGGTGTCGTCGGCATGACGGGCCGTCATGTGCTGGGCGACGGCACCCAGATCACCGTCCCCATGAACGCGGCCTGGTTCCCCGAGTACGGCTGGTCCGTGGAGAACCAGGGCGTGTCACCGGACCTCGCGGCCCTGCGCACCCCGCTCGACTGGGCCGAGGGCCGGCACGCCCAGCTCGACGACGCCGTGATCGTCGCGCTGGCCCTGCTGGAGGAGAACCCGGCCGCGAGCCCGCCCGGTTACGAGGCCGTGCCCGACCGCTCCCGGCCCAGGCTGCCGCCGAGGTCCAGCTCGTAG
- a CDS encoding GCN5-related N-acetyltransferase (Acetyltransferase (GNAT) domain; pfam13302;~GCN5-related N-acetyltransferase [Streptomyces sp. PAMC26508];~N-Acyltransferase superfamily: Various enzymes that characteristically catalyzethe transfer of an acyl group to a substrate; cl17182;~identified by MetaGeneAnnotator; putative): MDNVLHGTGGIRTVIRMSVTELALERLRSDHAPALLVFERENRAFFAASVPDRGDAYFDAFDARHQALLDEQETGAIAFHVLVAGDGEILGRFNLVDLADGGAELGYRVAEKATGRGMATTWVRELCRLAREEYGLTRLTAVTTLGNGPSRAVLTRVGFGAVGGVTLRAGGDADEPGIAYELDLGGSLGRERSGTAS; this comes from the coding sequence GTGGATAACGTGCTGCACGGAACCGGCGGGATACGTACCGTGATCCGCATGTCCGTCACAGAACTCGCCCTTGAGCGACTGCGATCCGACCACGCGCCCGCCCTGCTCGTCTTCGAGCGGGAGAACCGGGCCTTCTTCGCCGCGTCCGTGCCCGACCGCGGGGACGCGTACTTCGACGCTTTCGACGCCCGGCACCAGGCCCTGCTCGACGAGCAGGAGACCGGGGCGATCGCCTTCCATGTGCTGGTGGCGGGCGACGGGGAGATACTCGGGCGGTTCAATCTCGTCGACCTGGCCGACGGGGGCGCCGAACTCGGCTACCGGGTGGCCGAGAAGGCCACCGGGCGCGGGATGGCGACGACGTGGGTACGGGAGTTGTGCCGCCTGGCCCGCGAGGAGTACGGGCTGACCCGGCTGACCGCCGTCACCACCCTCGGCAACGGCCCGTCCCGGGCGGTGCTGACCCGGGTCGGGTTCGGGGCCGTCGGCGGGGTGACCCTCCGGGCCGGGGGCGACGCCGACGAGCCGGGGATCGCCTACGAGCTGGACCTCGGCGGCAGCCTGGGCCGGGAGCGGTCGGGCACGGCCTCGTAA
- a CDS encoding hypothetical protein (identified by MetaGeneAnnotator; putative;~sequence version:1): MGIKDQFQDKERELQNRTRQQMGNAKDEASERASQAKDRARQGRNRPQGGQGGQDEPRDRRA, from the coding sequence ATGGGCATCAAGGACCAGTTCCAGGACAAGGAGCGGGAGCTCCAGAACCGGACCCGGCAGCAGATGGGCAACGCGAAGGACGAGGCGTCCGAGCGTGCGTCGCAGGCCAAGGACCGGGCGCGGCAGGGCCGGAACAGGCCGCAGGGCGGCCAGGGCGGTCAGGACGAGCCGCGGGACCGCCGGGCCTGA
- a CDS encoding short chain dehydrogenase (NAD(P) binding site [chemical binding];~classical (c) SDRs; cd05233;~identified by MetaGeneAnnotator; putative;~short chain dehydrogenase [Streptomyces pristinaespiralis ATCC25486]), with translation MSRVSLEGQVAVVTGGARGVGELLARKLSARGARVALVGLEPELLKEVAGRLHTEADWWHADVTDHVAMARVAAEVKERFGKVDIVVANAGVAAGGPFVDSDPVAWRRVIEVNLIGGAVTARAFLPVLMESRGYFLQIASLAAMTPAPMMTAYCASKSGVEAFAHSLRAEVAYKGVRVGVGYLSWTDTDMVRGADQDDVMRELRGRLPWPANRTYPLGPAVERIVAGIERRSAHVYAQWWLRGMQSSRGYLPGVIAAVGQREMRRFEPRLGTVSTGLVGAGGVADERTRAERT, from the coding sequence ATGAGCAGGGTCAGCCTGGAAGGACAGGTCGCGGTCGTCACCGGCGGCGCCCGCGGCGTCGGTGAACTCCTCGCCCGCAAGCTCTCCGCGCGCGGCGCGAGGGTCGCGCTGGTCGGCCTGGAGCCGGAGCTGCTGAAGGAGGTCGCCGGGCGGCTGCACACCGAGGCCGACTGGTGGCACGCCGACGTCACCGACCACGTGGCGATGGCGCGGGTGGCGGCCGAGGTGAAGGAGCGGTTCGGCAAGGTCGACATCGTGGTCGCCAACGCCGGTGTCGCGGCGGGTGGCCCGTTCGTGGACTCCGACCCGGTCGCGTGGCGGCGGGTCATCGAGGTCAATCTGATCGGCGGCGCCGTGACCGCGCGGGCGTTCCTGCCCGTCCTCATGGAGTCCCGCGGCTACTTCCTCCAGATCGCCTCGCTGGCCGCGATGACGCCGGCGCCGATGATGACGGCGTACTGCGCCTCGAAGTCGGGCGTCGAGGCGTTCGCGCACAGCCTGCGCGCCGAGGTCGCGTACAAGGGTGTGCGGGTCGGGGTCGGTTATCTGTCGTGGACCGACACGGACATGGTGCGGGGCGCCGACCAGGACGACGTCATGCGGGAGTTGCGCGGCCGGCTGCCGTGGCCGGCGAACCGCACGTATCCGCTCGGTCCGGCCGTGGAGCGGATCGTCGCGGGGATCGAGCGGCGCTCGGCCCATGTGTACGCGCAGTGGTGGCTGCGCGGGATGCAGTCGAGCCGCGGCTATCTGCCGGGCGTCATCGCGGCCGTGGGGCAGCGGGAGATGCGGCGCTTCGAGCCGCGGCTCGGGACGGTGTCGACGGGCCTGGTGGGCGCGGGCGGCGTGGCCGACGAGCGGACCCGCGCCGAGCGGACGTGA